The following proteins are encoded in a genomic region of Effusibacillus pohliae DSM 22757:
- the cas7i gene encoding type I-B CRISPR-associated protein Cas7/Cst2/DevR — MAKSLTLTVVFQANSLNYGEGTANISELKKFHRGNGDVYTFASRQSLRYDIVRIGNECFGWNLDTVDKSKSVIQFKEDVTIKDSVEMDLFGYLKTGSKSKKRAAVARLSHALSLEPYKSDMEFLNNMGLAERIGETPNLANLEQHQSYYVYNLTVDLHKVGIDGEIVLPVEERVLRVTQLLDILKLLYRDIKGRRENLSPLFAIGGVYEVSNPFFMGRVKLVHSEHGWNLDLSLLKDAMQITWNGKTILESTMMGIVSGWIANQEELSEAFPGRVLSVEEFFAKAKQEVRLAIGE, encoded by the coding sequence ATGGCAAAATCTTTAACCTTAACGGTTGTGTTTCAGGCCAATTCATTGAATTACGGCGAGGGAACAGCAAATATTTCCGAATTGAAAAAATTCCATCGGGGAAACGGTGATGTCTACACCTTCGCTTCCCGTCAAAGCTTGCGTTATGACATCGTGCGGATCGGAAACGAATGTTTTGGCTGGAATCTGGATACGGTGGATAAGTCGAAGTCGGTTATTCAGTTTAAAGAAGATGTGACGATTAAGGACTCCGTGGAAATGGACCTGTTCGGATATTTGAAAACGGGCAGCAAATCGAAGAAAAGAGCTGCTGTCGCCAGGCTCAGCCATGCTTTGTCACTGGAACCTTACAAAAGCGACATGGAGTTTTTGAATAATATGGGGCTCGCCGAACGGATTGGAGAAACGCCAAATCTGGCGAATCTGGAACAGCATCAAAGTTATTATGTATATAATCTGACGGTTGATTTGCACAAAGTTGGAATCGATGGAGAAATTGTCCTTCCTGTGGAGGAGCGTGTTCTGAGAGTGACCCAGTTGCTTGATATTCTGAAACTGCTTTACCGGGATATCAAGGGGCGCAGGGAAAATTTATCCCCGTTATTTGCAATCGGAGGCGTCTATGAAGTATCCAACCCGTTTTTCATGGGGCGCGTCAAGCTAGTTCATTCTGAGCATGGTTGGAATCTAGACCTTTCGTTATTGAAGGATGCGATGCAGATCACCTGGAATGGGAAAACGATCCTTGAATCAACGATGATGGGTATCGTCAGCGGCTGGATCGCCAATCAGGAGGAATTAAGCGAAGCATTTCCTGGACGTGTACTCTCTGTCGAAGAGTTTTTTGCGAAAGCCAAACAGGAAGTCAGGCTGGCCATAGGGGAGTAA
- the cas5b gene encoding type I-B CRISPR-associated protein Cas5b: MEVLRLKLFQETACYKKPAAFKVGETYPLPPYSTVKGMLHQILQADHYIPMQICIQGSYESRIVDYQKHYFFKKSKTTDFPLITDGLALDFVYSDITAMPIYVHLLLNVQLVIHVKAEQEILLRLQQGIENGVSFSLGRWEDLVRVDECRMVEVRKTDREWMMTLLPIYWPVSDDQELSGVPYRLNWKYEIIQGIRQWKKIKVRYVQAGEWIEDPDNFFDPDGYPVIFPKEMEE, encoded by the coding sequence ATGGAAGTGCTCCGTTTGAAATTGTTTCAGGAGACGGCGTGTTATAAAAAGCCAGCTGCTTTTAAAGTGGGTGAAACATATCCTCTCCCCCCCTACTCCACCGTCAAAGGGATGCTGCATCAGATTTTGCAGGCGGATCACTACATTCCCATGCAAATCTGTATTCAGGGGAGTTATGAAAGCCGAATAGTAGACTACCAGAAGCATTATTTTTTCAAAAAAAGTAAAACGACTGATTTTCCTCTGATTACTGACGGACTGGCGTTGGATTTTGTTTATTCCGATATTACCGCCATGCCGATCTATGTGCACCTGTTGCTGAATGTACAACTTGTCATTCATGTAAAGGCGGAACAGGAAATTTTACTGCGACTGCAACAGGGAATAGAGAACGGCGTTTCCTTCAGTCTCGGTAGATGGGAAGATTTGGTGAGGGTGGATGAATGTCGGATGGTAGAAGTGCGGAAAACGGATAGAGAATGGATGATGACCTTACTGCCCATTTACTGGCCTGTGTCTGATGATCAGGAATTGTCCGGTGTCCCCTACCGCCTCAATTGGAAATACGAAATCATTCAGGGGATCCGTCAATGGAAAAAAATCAAAGTGAGGTACGTTCAGGCGGGAGAATGGATTGAGGATCCGGACAATTTCTTTGATCCCGATGGATATCCGGTGATTTTTCCGAAGGAAATGGAGGAGTAA